The Haloarcula pelagica genome includes a region encoding these proteins:
- a CDS encoding ATPase domain-containing protein, translating to MPDNSSDTTNEEIKLVASGIPELDELLNGGYIRGRTYLVQGASGTGKSLLGQHFLRAGLDADETVVYIHGEESRHDILVNAARLDVDIRDAEFLDIGPGTDFFAEDKSYNLVEATEVESEQFTQDIKHVIEDVDPARILIDPITQLQYVERDEYQYRKRLQSLIRFLRDRQVTTVATRTLDRERTRESTHDDFESLSDGVINLYLDEHERRIAVPKHRGLGQVDGTHGLEIREHGIEVYPQTIPEHDNRTFDPELVSTGHASLDGLLGGGIERGTVSFISGPTGIGKSTTGAQILSGIVEDGGTALGYLFEESIDQFVHRSETLGLPISEMQTQGSLALTETEPLVRSAEEFDQHVLDQVDEHAPDAVFIDGLSGYKISLQGSDQRLVRRLHGLTRILKNRGIAVIVTDEADRLTGIPEATSTNTSYIADNIVFLTYVEVDGELDRAIGVVKKRLGDFDSRFQRFAIESGEGLVIEGPFETVRGIMQGSSTHRVPDEYQQTTDQS from the coding sequence GTGCCTGATAACTCCAGCGACACGACGAACGAGGAAATCAAGCTGGTAGCGTCGGGTATCCCCGAGCTGGACGAACTGCTCAACGGAGGGTATATCCGGGGCCGTACGTACCTCGTCCAGGGCGCATCGGGAACGGGGAAATCGCTTCTCGGTCAGCACTTCCTACGAGCGGGACTCGATGCCGACGAGACAGTCGTCTACATCCACGGCGAAGAGTCCAGACACGACATTCTCGTCAACGCAGCACGACTCGATGTCGACATTCGGGACGCCGAGTTTTTGGACATCGGGCCCGGGACGGACTTTTTCGCCGAGGACAAGTCCTACAACCTGGTCGAGGCAACTGAAGTCGAATCCGAGCAATTCACGCAGGATATCAAACACGTAATCGAGGATGTCGACCCGGCCCGGATTCTCATCGACCCGATAACACAACTCCAGTACGTGGAACGGGACGAATACCAGTACCGGAAGCGCTTGCAATCGCTCATCCGCTTTCTCCGGGACCGGCAGGTGACGACAGTCGCAACGCGAACACTCGACAGGGAACGGACTCGCGAAAGCACGCACGACGATTTCGAATCGCTCAGCGACGGCGTCATCAACCTGTATCTCGACGAGCACGAACGCCGGATCGCGGTCCCGAAACACCGTGGCCTCGGACAGGTAGACGGCACTCACGGACTCGAAATCCGCGAGCACGGGATCGAAGTCTACCCACAGACCATCCCGGAACACGACAACCGAACGTTCGATCCGGAACTCGTTTCTACCGGACACGCATCCCTCGACGGTCTCCTCGGTGGCGGAATCGAACGCGGGACCGTCTCGTTTATCAGCGGCCCGACCGGCATCGGCAAATCGACCACCGGTGCGCAGATACTCTCGGGCATCGTCGAAGACGGTGGGACAGCACTCGGATACCTTTTCGAGGAGTCTATCGACCAGTTCGTCCATCGTTCGGAAACCCTCGGACTCCCGATCTCGGAGATGCAGACGCAGGGATCACTGGCGCTGACAGAGACCGAACCGCTCGTGCGTTCGGCCGAGGAGTTCGATCAGCACGTCCTCGACCAGGTCGACGAGCACGCACCGGACGCGGTGTTCATCGACGGGCTCTCGGGCTACAAGATCTCACTCCAGGGCAGCGATCAGCGACTCGTTCGCCGGCTGCACGGTCTCACCCGGATACTCAAAAATCGCGGTATCGCGGTCATCGTCACGGACGAGGCGGACCGTCTCACCGGCATCCCGGAAGCCACGAGTACGAACACCAGCTACATCGCGGACAACATCGTGTTTCTCACGTATGTGGAGGTCGACGGCGAACTGGACCGAGCGATCGGCGTTGTAAAAAAACGGCTCGGTGATTTCGACAGCCGGTTCCAGCGGTTTGCTATCGAGTCCGGCGAGGGGCTGGTTATCGAAGGACCGTTCGAGACCGTTCGAGGGATCATGCAGGGTAGTTCAACGCATCGCGTTCCAGACGAGTACCAACAGACAACCGACCAATCATGA